In Leptotrichia sp. oral taxon 215 str. W9775, a single genomic region encodes these proteins:
- the def gene encoding peptide deformylase, with product MKIVLYGNPTLRVKSAEVDKVDDDLRKTLDEMVELMRSANGVGLAANQVDIPKRFFVLEVEGNVKKVVNPEIIESGEEMVEFEEGCLSIPGVYKKVTRPEKIKVKYLDENGEEKIEELTEMWSRAFQHELDHLDGILFTDRISVLNKRLVAKKLEILKKDYNKGKIYREDI from the coding sequence ATGAAAATAGTATTATATGGGAATCCTACTTTGAGGGTAAAATCAGCAGAAGTTGACAAAGTAGATGACGACCTGAGAAAAACTCTGGATGAAATGGTTGAGCTGATGAGAAGTGCAAATGGAGTTGGATTGGCTGCAAATCAGGTAGATATACCGAAAAGATTTTTTGTTCTTGAAGTGGAAGGAAATGTAAAGAAGGTAGTTAATCCTGAAATAATTGAATCAGGAGAAGAAATGGTAGAATTTGAAGAAGGATGCCTAAGTATTCCCGGAGTTTACAAGAAGGTTACAAGACCTGAGAAAATAAAGGTAAAATATCTTGATGAAAACGGTGAAGAAAAAATAGAAGAACTTACTGAAATGTGGTCAAGAGCATTCCAGCATGAACTGGATCATCTGGATGGGATACTGTTTACAGACAGAATTTCCGTACTGAATAAGCGTCTGGTGGCAAAAAAACTGGAAATCTTGAAAAAAGATTACAATAAAGGGAAAATATATAGGGAAGACATCTAG
- the fmt gene encoding methionyl-tRNA formyltransferase: MKTIFMGTPEFAIPSLETVYKNTDLKLIFTKEDKRNARGNKIIYSPVKQFGLDNDIEIIQPKKMKDEEVISKIKEINPDLIVVVAYGKIIPREIIDIPKYGIINVHSSLLPKYRGASPIHSAILNGDTETGVSIMYIEEELDAGDVILKEYCEISEEDTLGTLHDRLKELGAIGLGKALKLIEEEKVQAEKQDETKVSFVKPITKEQTKINWNDAKEVIYNQIRGLNPFPGAHTFTETGENVKIYKSEKIDKEYEGENGTIVEIINKKGPVVKTSNGGIILLEVKFEGKKLQSGTDIINGRKLTVGNKFKN, encoded by the coding sequence GTGAAAACGATATTTATGGGGACTCCCGAATTTGCAATACCAAGTCTGGAGACAGTATATAAAAATACAGATTTAAAGCTGATTTTTACAAAGGAGGACAAACGGAATGCGAGGGGAAATAAAATAATATATTCTCCTGTTAAGCAGTTTGGCCTGGACAATGATATAGAGATAATACAGCCAAAGAAAATGAAGGATGAGGAAGTTATAAGCAAAATAAAGGAAATAAATCCTGATTTAATAGTTGTAGTTGCATATGGTAAAATAATTCCTAGGGAAATAATAGATATCCCAAAATACGGAATTATAAATGTGCATTCTTCCCTGCTTCCAAAGTACAGAGGAGCTTCACCTATACATTCTGCCATTTTAAACGGTGATACGGAAACAGGTGTGAGCATAATGTACATCGAAGAGGAACTTGATGCGGGAGATGTAATATTAAAGGAATATTGTGAAATAAGTGAAGAAGATACATTGGGAACTCTGCATGACAGACTGAAGGAGCTGGGGGCTATTGGACTTGGAAAAGCTCTTAAGCTTATTGAGGAGGAAAAAGTTCAGGCTGAAAAGCAGGATGAAACAAAGGTTTCTTTTGTAAAGCCAATAACAAAGGAACAGACGAAAATAAACTGGAATGATGCAAAAGAAGTTATATACAATCAGATAAGAGGTTTAAATCCTTTCCCTGGTGCACATACCTTCACTGAAACAGGAGAAAATGTAAAAATATACAAAAGTGAAAAAATAGACAAGGAATACGAAGGAGAAAACGGAACCATAGTTGAAATAATTAACAAAAAAGGTCCTGTAGTAAAAACTTCAAATGGAGGAATAATACTGCTGGAGGTAAAATTTGAAGGGAAAAAACTTCAAAGTGGAACAGATATAATAAATGGAAGAAAACTGACAGTTGGGAATAAATTTAAAAACTAG
- a CDS encoding redox-sensing transcriptional repressor Rex, which translates to MKLKKMEISDRVVQRLTEYLSILKEVRKYEDGINSIELSKIMDTTSAQVRKDLSTFGEFGVRGKGYDIDKLIEIIEDILGINKVNDLIVVGYGKMGEMITSNSKVMGKGFRIVGVFDNDPQKIDQEISGNLKIQNVDEVEDFIKNSSNKVETAILSVVKGQAQTAAEKLVKNGIKAILNMTTYKLELPKNVVVVNMDISAKLQELNFWRINLEENGEEQ; encoded by the coding sequence ATGAAATTAAAGAAAATGGAAATATCAGATAGAGTAGTCCAACGGCTTACAGAATATTTGTCAATTTTAAAGGAAGTTCGTAAATATGAAGATGGAATAAATTCCATAGAACTTTCTAAAATAATGGATACTACTTCAGCACAGGTTAGAAAAGATTTGTCTACATTTGGAGAATTTGGAGTCAGAGGAAAAGGATACGACATAGATAAACTTATAGAGATAATTGAGGATATATTGGGAATAAACAAAGTAAATGACCTGATAGTTGTAGGATATGGGAAAATGGGGGAAATGATAACATCAAACAGCAAGGTTATGGGAAAAGGATTTAGAATAGTCGGTGTATTTGACAATGATCCTCAGAAAATAGATCAGGAAATTTCTGGAAATCTAAAAATACAGAATGTTGATGAAGTTGAAGATTTTATAAAAAATTCATCAAACAAAGTAGAGACTGCAATTCTTTCGGTTGTGAAGGGACAGGCTCAGACAGCGGCTGAAAAACTTGTAAAAAATGGGATTAAAGCTATACTAAATATGACAACTTATAAACTGGAACTGCCAAAAAATGTAGTGGTAGTAAATATGGATATTTCTGCTAAACTTCAGGAACTGAATTTCTGGCGTATAAATCTTGAAGAAAATGGAGAGGAGCAGTAA
- the folD gene encoding bifunctional methylenetetrahydrofolate dehydrogenase/methenyltetrahydrofolate cyclohydrolase FolD codes for MVKIDGKAFSQVILEKIREEHNQLKEKYGKQAGLAVVIVGNNPASQVYVRNKMKACENVGFYSENIELDENISEKELLQEIDKLNKNDRINGILVQLPLPSHINELKIIDSISPEKDVDGFHVANIGKMVIGDETGFISCTPYGIMQLLEEYKIEIAGKDAVIIGRSNIVGKPMALMLIQKGATVQVCNSRTKDLRKKLNDADIIIVAAGVPKLLKKEDVKEGAVVIDVGINRVDGKICGDVDYEEVAEKTSYITPVPGGVGPMTIASLIKNTFKSYKNSLKY; via the coding sequence ATGGTAAAAATAGACGGGAAGGCTTTCTCGCAGGTAATTCTTGAAAAGATAAGGGAAGAACATAATCAATTAAAAGAAAAGTACGGGAAACAGGCAGGACTTGCAGTAGTGATAGTTGGGAATAATCCTGCTTCACAGGTGTATGTGAGAAATAAAATGAAAGCTTGTGAAAATGTAGGATTTTATTCTGAAAACATTGAGCTTGATGAAAATATAAGCGAAAAGGAACTTCTGCAGGAAATTGACAAACTGAATAAAAATGACAGGATAAATGGAATACTGGTACAGCTGCCTTTACCTTCACATATAAATGAACTGAAAATAATTGACAGTATTTCTCCTGAAAAGGATGTGGATGGCTTCCATGTGGCAAACATTGGGAAAATGGTAATTGGAGATGAAACAGGATTTATTTCCTGCACTCCTTACGGAATAATGCAGCTGCTGGAAGAATATAAAATAGAAATTGCTGGGAAAGATGCAGTTATAATAGGAAGAAGCAATATTGTCGGGAAACCTATGGCACTCATGCTTATACAGAAAGGTGCCACTGTACAGGTGTGCAACTCACGTACAAAGGATTTAAGAAAAAAACTTAATGATGCTGACATTATAATAGTTGCAGCTGGAGTACCGAAGCTTCTGAAAAAAGAAGATGTGAAAGAAGGGGCTGTAGTCATAGATGTAGGAATAAACAGGGTTGATGGAAAAATCTGCGGTGATGTGGATTATGAGGAAGTGGCAGAAAAAACTTCCTATATAACTCCGGTTCCAGGCGGTGTAGGGCCTATGACAATAGCAAGTCTCATAAAAAATACTTTTAAATCTTACAAAAATAGTTTAAAATACTAA
- the accB gene encoding acetyl-CoA carboxylase biotin carboxyl carrier protein gives MRDKIKFIKELAESMNANKIDTVKYEENDFEIQITKKEKERKVFSYGGVPTAVAAEQPAVTVGAVESETPVQETAQVEEISGTKITSPMVGTYYSAPSPTSAPFIKEGDSVSEGQTLCIVEAMKLMNEVKSSVSGKVKKILVKDGEAIKKGQDLIIIE, from the coding sequence ATGAGGGATAAAATAAAATTTATTAAAGAGCTTGCTGAAAGTATGAATGCAAATAAGATTGACACAGTAAAGTATGAAGAAAATGATTTTGAAATTCAGATAACAAAAAAAGAAAAAGAAAGAAAAGTATTTTCTTATGGTGGAGTACCTACAGCTGTAGCGGCAGAACAGCCTGCAGTAACAGTGGGAGCTGTAGAATCTGAAACTCCTGTACAGGAAACAGCACAGGTTGAAGAAATTTCAGGGACAAAAATAACTTCTCCAATGGTTGGAACATATTACAGTGCACCGTCGCCAACATCAGCTCCTTTCATTAAAGAGGGAGACAGTGTAAGTGAAGGACAGACATTGTGTATCGTAGAAGCAATGAAACTTATGAACGAAGTAAAATCATCAGTTTCTGGAAAAGTAAAGAAAATACTTGTAAAAGACGGGGAAGCAATAAAGAAAGGACAGGACCTTATTATAATAGAATAG
- a CDS encoding hemolysin family protein → MEGQRIWIKVILLVAVLFLSAFFSAAVTALSSLRRIHVGGENNKKDSKEEQLLRLWLKNPNELLTTLLFGKTVAYIFLIGMSILLFKDYYKIFELSVGFAAYDIIVFVIMSIFVLIFVEMIPIIYAKSNVYKISKAIIVPLDTARIILRPFILIFIQISKFILGLFKVKLEERIFEMTEEDIKTFVKAGTEEGIIEEEEEEMIHSIFEFSDTTVKEILTPRTSVFALDSEKTLGEVWDEIVEQGFSRIPVYNENIDKIEGIVHIKDLLKYNKEQNSSLKMKELMKEAYYVPATKTLTELLEEFKRKQSHMAIIIDEYGGTLGIVTIEDLLEEIVGEIRDEFDQEEESIQQIREKIYDIKGDTLIEEINDELEINMPVSEEYDTVAGYVQDELGKVAETGNQVKADGYILKVMEVDNKRIEKIRIIITENSGEESVNDREDKA, encoded by the coding sequence TTGGAAGGACAGAGGATTTGGATAAAGGTAATATTGCTGGTTGCAGTGTTATTTTTATCGGCATTTTTTTCAGCGGCGGTGACAGCATTATCTTCGCTGAGAAGAATACACGTGGGAGGAGAGAATAATAAGAAAGATTCAAAGGAGGAACAGCTGCTCAGACTTTGGCTGAAAAATCCGAATGAACTTTTGACTACTCTTCTATTCGGGAAAACGGTAGCATATATATTTCTAATAGGAATGTCCATACTGCTGTTTAAAGATTACTATAAAATTTTTGAATTGTCAGTAGGCTTTGCGGCTTATGACATTATAGTTTTTGTAATTATGAGTATTTTTGTACTTATTTTTGTTGAAATGATACCTATAATTTATGCAAAGAGCAATGTCTATAAAATTTCAAAAGCTATTATAGTTCCACTTGATACGGCGAGAATTATACTACGGCCATTTATATTAATTTTTATACAAATATCAAAATTTATCCTTGGATTATTTAAGGTAAAACTCGAAGAAAGAATATTTGAAATGACGGAAGAGGATATAAAAACTTTTGTCAAGGCGGGAACAGAGGAAGGAATAATCGAAGAGGAAGAGGAAGAAATGATTCACAGCATATTTGAATTTTCAGATACTACTGTGAAGGAAATATTAACACCTAGGACAAGTGTTTTTGCACTGGATTCTGAAAAGACACTGGGAGAAGTGTGGGATGAAATAGTTGAGCAGGGATTTTCAAGAATTCCTGTATATAATGAAAATATAGATAAAATAGAAGGAATCGTACATATAAAAGATTTGCTGAAGTATAATAAGGAACAGAATTCTTCGCTGAAAATGAAGGAACTTATGAAGGAAGCATATTATGTTCCGGCAACTAAGACTTTGACTGAACTTCTGGAAGAATTTAAAAGAAAACAGTCCCATATGGCAATAATAATAGATGAATATGGGGGAACGCTTGGTATTGTAACAATTGAAGACTTGCTGGAAGAAATTGTTGGAGAAATAAGGGATGAATTTGACCAGGAGGAAGAAAGTATACAGCAGATCAGGGAAAAAATATACGACATAAAAGGTGATACTCTTATAGAAGAAATAAATGATGAACTGGAAATAAATATGCCAGTTTCAGAAGAATACGACACAGTTGCAGGATATGTCCAGGATGAGCTGGGAAAAGTTGCAGAGACAGGAAACCAGGTTAAAGCTGACGGGTATATTTTGAAGGTAATGGAAGTTGATAATAAGAGAATAGAGAAAATCAGAATAATCATTACTGAAAACAGTGGTGAGGAGAGTGTTAATGACAGAGAAGACAAGGCCTAG
- a CDS encoding NUDIX domain-containing protein, whose protein sequence is MTEKTRPRVRVAGILIEDDRILLIEHTKNDKKYWLVPGGGVDWGESAAEALTREFKEETNLDIEVEKFLFISETIAPDKQKHVINLYFKIKKAENSSNEMKLGDEDMLTDLRFVPKDEIQNIKLYPNIKEKLIKLLNKETIEPYLGLLWDK, encoded by the coding sequence ATGACAGAGAAGACAAGGCCTAGGGTGAGAGTTGCAGGGATACTTATAGAAGATGACAGGATACTCTTAATAGAGCATACAAAAAATGATAAGAAATACTGGCTTGTGCCAGGTGGGGGAGTAGACTGGGGAGAAAGTGCGGCAGAAGCTCTTACTAGAGAATTTAAGGAAGAAACTAATCTGGATATAGAAGTGGAAAAATTTCTGTTTATTTCAGAAACTATAGCACCTGATAAACAGAAACATGTTATAAATTTATATTTTAAGATAAAAAAGGCAGAAAATTCCTCAAATGAAATGAAACTGGGAGATGAGGATATGCTTACTGATTTGAGGTTTGTTCCAAAGGATGAAATACAGAATATAAAATTATACCCAAATATAAAAGAAAAACTGATAAAACTGCTGAATAAGGAAACTATAGAACCTTATTTAGGTCTGTTATGGGATAAATAG
- a CDS encoding adenine phosphoribosyltransferase — MTNEEIKKVEGLMRSIKDFPAPGIIFRDITTILKDKEGLQIIIKDFTERYKDKGIDYVMGADARGFIFGAAIAYNIGAGFVPARKPGKLPAETEKVEYELEYGKNSIEVHKDAFEKGSKVLIVDDLLATGGTAKAMVELTNKLGAEVYELAFLIELEDLKGREVLKGYDVYSQLKY; from the coding sequence ATGACAAATGAAGAAATAAAAAAGGTGGAAGGATTGATGAGATCCATTAAAGATTTTCCTGCACCTGGAATTATATTTAGAGATATTACTACTATTCTGAAGGATAAGGAAGGACTTCAGATTATAATTAAGGATTTTACAGAAAGATATAAGGATAAAGGAATAGACTATGTTATGGGAGCAGACGCCAGAGGATTTATCTTTGGAGCCGCTATTGCATATAATATAGGTGCCGGATTTGTTCCTGCAAGAAAGCCTGGGAAATTGCCTGCTGAAACTGAAAAAGTGGAATATGAACTGGAATATGGGAAAAATAGTATAGAAGTACATAAAGATGCTTTTGAAAAAGGTTCAAAAGTACTGATAGTAGATGATCTGCTTGCAACAGGTGGAACTGCAAAAGCTATGGTTGAATTGACAAATAAGCTGGGAGCTGAAGTTTACGAACTGGCTTTCCTTATAGAACTTGAAGATTTAAAGGGAAGAGAAGTTTTAAAAGGATATGATGTTTATTCACAGTTGAAATATTAA
- a CDS encoding bifunctional (p)ppGpp synthetase/guanosine-3',5'-bis(diphosphate) 3'-pyrophosphohydrolase, whose translation MKRIEENHLEVDAEKIKEAFTLANESHIGQKRRSGENYILHPVEVAEILADMRMDTDTLVAGILHDVVEDTLITLPDIEYTFGKDVSKLVDGVTKLRNLPRTDSKKIENIRKMVVAMAEDIRVVIIKLADRLHNMRTLKYMTPEKQQIKSKETIEVYAPIAHRIGMAKIKWELEDISFRYLYPEDYKEISELVSSKRKEREEYTGKVIKRIEEELKKHNVNGEVTGRPKHLYSIYKKIHEKGKKFTDLYDLIAMRIIVDKEEECYNILGIIHNLFIPVTGRFKDYIAVPKTNGYQSIHTTVIGPDEQKVEIQIRTHEMHRIAEDGVAAHWKYKEKKSKTKNDKYYAAVKHIIKANTENPEKFAQKVTDNVLNQTIFVFTPKGDVIELANGSTALDFAFQVHTQIGYRTIGAKVNERIVQLDQVLENADKVEIMTSRNTKGPGKDWINMVNNNSSKVKIRKWFKDKEFEEKTKEGEQILEREFEKLGLKFRDFEEDERVFLYMKKFNVATIDLLCYKFAIGDLSLDGFMKKFEVKEEKDITQVLEEETEKGNRKKRKSEGGVKISGTENTMYRFAKCCSPLPGDDIKGYVTRGRGIAIHRADCDNLKQLMEHDPDREVEVFWDEEAVNSSNTKYQYNFSLKTIDRNGLLLDIIRILNEYKMELVNVNTNYIKENGNVYGLLHFGIMIKKREDFDRLANNLNSMRDVIEVIKK comes from the coding sequence ATGAAAAGAATAGAAGAAAATCATCTGGAAGTGGATGCTGAAAAGATAAAGGAAGCTTTTACCCTGGCAAATGAATCCCATATAGGCCAAAAAAGGAGAAGTGGGGAAAACTACATTCTTCATCCTGTTGAAGTGGCAGAAATACTGGCAGACATGCGTATGGATACAGATACGCTTGTTGCGGGAATTTTACATGACGTTGTAGAAGATACATTGATAACATTGCCTGATATAGAATATACTTTTGGAAAAGATGTAAGTAAACTTGTGGATGGAGTTACAAAACTGAGAAATCTTCCTAGAACAGACAGCAAAAAAATAGAAAATATAAGAAAAATGGTTGTTGCAATGGCGGAAGACATAAGAGTCGTAATTATTAAACTTGCAGACAGACTTCATAATATGCGTACTTTAAAATATATGACACCTGAAAAGCAGCAGATAAAGTCCAAGGAAACAATAGAAGTTTATGCTCCCATTGCCCATAGAATAGGGATGGCAAAAATAAAATGGGAACTGGAAGATATAAGTTTCAGATATTTATATCCTGAAGATTATAAAGAAATAAGCGAACTTGTGAGTTCAAAAAGGAAAGAAAGGGAAGAATACACAGGAAAAGTTATAAAGAGAATAGAAGAGGAACTGAAGAAACATAATGTAAACGGAGAAGTAACAGGAAGACCGAAACATCTTTACAGTATATATAAAAAGATACATGAAAAGGGTAAAAAATTTACTGATTTATATGATCTTATAGCAATGCGTATAATTGTGGATAAGGAAGAGGAATGTTACAATATACTTGGAATAATTCACAACCTTTTTATTCCGGTTACGGGAAGGTTCAAGGATTATATTGCTGTACCGAAAACAAATGGATACCAGTCAATTCACACTACTGTCATCGGGCCTGATGAACAGAAGGTTGAAATTCAGATAAGAACTCATGAAATGCATAGAATTGCTGAAGATGGGGTTGCTGCCCACTGGAAATACAAGGAAAAGAAATCTAAAACAAAAAATGATAAATATTATGCGGCAGTAAAACATATAATAAAGGCAAATACTGAAAATCCTGAAAAATTTGCACAGAAGGTAACTGATAATGTGCTTAACCAGACAATATTTGTATTTACTCCAAAAGGGGATGTAATAGAACTTGCTAACGGTTCTACAGCTCTTGATTTTGCATTTCAGGTACATACACAGATTGGATATCGTACAATTGGGGCAAAAGTTAACGAGAGAATAGTACAGCTTGATCAGGTACTTGAAAATGCAGATAAAGTTGAAATAATGACTTCAAGAAATACTAAAGGACCTGGAAAAGACTGGATAAATATGGTTAATAACAACAGTTCCAAAGTAAAAATAAGAAAATGGTTTAAAGACAAGGAATTTGAGGAAAAAACAAAAGAAGGGGAACAGATTCTGGAAAGGGAATTTGAAAAACTTGGCCTGAAATTCAGGGATTTTGAAGAAGATGAAAGAGTTTTCCTTTATATGAAAAAATTTAATGTGGCAACTATAGATCTTTTATGTTATAAATTTGCAATTGGCGATCTTTCTCTTGACGGATTTATGAAAAAATTCGAAGTGAAGGAAGAGAAAGATATAACACAGGTTCTGGAAGAAGAAACAGAAAAAGGAAACAGAAAAAAACGTAAAAGTGAAGGCGGAGTAAAAATTTCAGGAACAGAAAATACAATGTACCGTTTTGCAAAATGCTGTAGCCCTCTGCCTGGAGATGATATAAAGGGATATGTAACTAGAGGTCGTGGAATTGCAATTCATAGAGCAGACTGTGACAATTTGAAACAGCTTATGGAACATGATCCTGACAGGGAAGTAGAAGTTTTCTGGGATGAGGAAGCGGTTAATTCAAGCAATACAAAATATCAGTATAATTTCAGCCTGAAAACAATTGACAGAAATGGTTTGCTTCTGGATATTATAAGAATTCTTAACGAATATAAGATGGAACTTGTCAATGTAAACACAAACTACATTAAGGAAAATGGAAATGTCTATGGACTCCTTCATTTTGGAATAATGATTAAGAAAAGGGAAGATTTTGACAGACTCGCAAATAATCTAAATTCAATGAGGGATGTAATTGAAGTAATAAAAAAATAG